In the genome of cyanobacterium endosymbiont of Braarudosphaera bigelowii, one region contains:
- a CDS encoding aspartate kinase has translation MTLIVQKYGGTSVGSVERIQTVAQRICKISNKDNKIVVVVSAMGKTTDTLVKLSQEITPNPSRREMDMLLSTGEQVTIALMTMALQKLGKKAISLTGAQVGIVTEAEHSYARILSIKPDRIQRHLHKNEIVVVAGFQGISCIDSLEITTLGRGGSDTSAVALAASLKANCCEIYTDVSGILTTDPHLVQGAQLIKEITSDEMLELASLGAQVLHPRAVEIARNYGLPLIVRSSWSDNPGTLVTSPVPQSRSLNGLEITKAVDGIELDENQAKVALLKVPDRPGIAAHLLREIASQKVNVDLIIQSIYEKNGNDIAFTVVENSLGQAESVADAIASTFCTNSNYSEEVEVIVEKRVAKIAIAGAGMIGRPGIAAKMFKTLAEQNINIEMIATSEIKISCVIAQNDSYRAIQSLSKAFEIKASPTVNISPTISNIPPVRGVALDTKLVQIAIRRVKDKPGMAANIFGVLAKNNISVDTIIQSQRCRIFSGEPTRDMAFTVAQGNSELAYSVLKKLSDGFDEILIDENIAKVSIVGAGMAEKPGIAAQFFEALAAENINIKMIATSEIKISCVVTKDKGIQALNAVHSAFKLDR, from the coding sequence ATGACTTTAATTGTCCAGAAATATGGAGGAACTTCTGTAGGGTCAGTGGAACGTATCCAAACCGTTGCTCAGCGTATCTGTAAAATTTCTAATAAGGATAATAAGATAGTTGTAGTAGTTTCTGCAATGGGCAAAACCACTGATACCTTAGTAAAGCTGTCGCAAGAGATAACTCCTAATCCTTCACGGAGAGAAATGGATATGTTGTTATCTACCGGAGAACAAGTAACCATTGCTCTTATGACTATGGCATTACAAAAGTTAGGTAAAAAGGCTATTTCTTTAACTGGTGCTCAGGTAGGAATTGTTACAGAAGCGGAACATAGCTATGCAAGAATTTTGTCTATTAAGCCCGATAGAATTCAACGTCACCTTCATAAAAATGAAATTGTAGTTGTTGCAGGGTTTCAAGGAATTAGTTGTATTGATAGTTTAGAAATAACAACTCTTGGACGTGGTGGTTCTGATACTTCAGCAGTGGCTTTGGCTGCTTCTTTAAAAGCTAACTGTTGTGAAATTTATACAGATGTTTCAGGTATTCTTACAACTGATCCTCACTTAGTTCAAGGTGCTCAACTTATTAAAGAAATTACTTCTGATGAAATGTTAGAATTAGCAAGTTTGGGTGCACAGGTTTTACATCCAAGAGCTGTAGAAATTGCTCGGAACTATGGACTTCCTTTAATTGTACGTTCTAGTTGGAGTGATAATCCTGGAACACTTGTTACATCACCTGTTCCACAATCTAGATCATTAAATGGTTTGGAAATTACAAAAGCAGTAGATGGAATAGAATTAGATGAAAATCAAGCAAAAGTTGCACTTCTGAAAGTTCCAGATCGTCCTGGTATCGCAGCTCATCTTTTAAGAGAAATTGCTTCCCAAAAAGTAAATGTAGATCTTATTATCCAATCAATTTATGAAAAAAACGGTAATGATATAGCATTTACAGTAGTAGAAAACTCTCTAGGGCAAGCAGAATCAGTTGCTGATGCAATTGCTTCAACTTTTTGCACTAATTCTAACTATTCCGAAGAAGTCGAAGTTATTGTAGAAAAAAGAGTAGCTAAAATTGCTATAGCAGGGGCAGGAATGATTGGCCGTCCTGGTATAGCTGCAAAAATGTTTAAGACTCTTGCTGAGCAAAATATAAATATTGAAATGATTGCAACCTCAGAAATTAAAATTAGTTGTGTTATTGCGCAGAATGATAGTTACCGCGCAATACAATCATTATCGAAAGCGTTCGAAATAAAAGCTTCACCTACAGTAAATATCTCGCCAACTATTTCTAATATTCCACCTGTTAGAGGAGTTGCTCTAGATACAAAATTGGTTCAAATTGCAATCCGACGTGTAAAGGATAAACCTGGAATGGCAGCTAATATTTTTGGAGTATTGGCAAAAAATAATATTAGTGTAGATACTATTATTCAATCTCAACGTTGTCGTATCTTTTCTGGAGAACCTACACGTGATATGGCATTTACTGTAGCTCAAGGAAATTCTGAGCTTGCTTACTCAGTACTCAAAAAATTATCGGATGGTTTTGATGAAATATTGATAGATGAGAATATTGCTAAAGTCAGTATTGTTGGTGCAGGTATGGCAGAAAAGCCTGGAATAGCAGCTCAATTTTTTGAAGCATTAGCAGCTGAAAATATAAATATTAAAATGATTGCAACTTCAGAAATTAAAATTAGTTGTGTAGTTACAAAAGACAAGGGAATACAAGCTTTGAATGCGGTTCATAGTGCTTTTAAATTAGATAGGTAA
- a CDS encoding undecaprenyl-diphosphate phosphatase, with product MFFLALIFSQLSINQNITLENPSSTIESFNYLQIIILGMIQGLTEFLPISSTAHLQIIPSYLGWGDPGVNFSAVIQLGSIISVLWYFWSDLRKIVTGTFTAIQKHDLKSHDLRMGFGIFMGTLPFLIIGYLAKTFMTDIDNSILRSSGMVAASSIIMSLLLALAEKTGKYERNFDKLRWQDAFFMGAIQSLAIVPGVSRSGSTITLGLFLNLKRETAARFSFLLGIPAITTVGLYELTEIFNTGFSQETILPLLTAIISSIIFSYLSIAWLINYLQKQSTWIFVWYRLGFGSFILIDMLLS from the coding sequence ATGTTTTTTCTCGCTTTAATATTTTCTCAGTTATCAATTAATCAAAATATAACATTAGAAAATCCATCTTCGACAATTGAAAGTTTTAACTATTTACAAATTATCATTCTAGGTATGATACAAGGATTAACAGAATTTTTACCTATTAGTAGTACAGCCCATTTACAAATAATTCCTTCTTATTTAGGATGGGGTGATCCAGGAGTAAATTTTTCTGCAGTAATTCAATTGGGAAGTATTATTTCGGTTTTATGGTACTTTTGGTCGGATCTAAGAAAGATAGTTACAGGTACGTTTACAGCAATTCAAAAGCATGACTTGAAATCTCATGATCTTCGTATGGGCTTTGGTATCTTTATGGGAACGTTACCTTTTCTCATAATTGGATATCTAGCAAAAACTTTTATGACTGATATAGATAATTCTATTTTACGTAGTAGTGGAATGGTTGCAGCCTCTTCTATTATTATGTCTTTATTATTAGCACTAGCAGAAAAAACTGGAAAATATGAGCGTAACTTTGATAAATTAAGATGGCAAGATGCGTTTTTTATGGGTGCGATCCAATCTTTGGCTATAGTTCCTGGAGTTTCTCGATCAGGTTCAACTATTACGCTAGGACTCTTTCTAAATTTGAAACGAGAAACTGCAGCAAGATTTTCTTTTTTATTAGGTATTCCTGCAATAACTACAGTAGGTTTATACGAGTTAACTGAGATTTTTAACACTGGATTCTCTCAAGAAACTATATTACCTCTTCTTACAGCAATAATTTCCTCTATTATTTTTTCTTATTTATCTATTGCCTGGCTCATAAATTACTTACAAAAACAGAGTACTTGGATATTTGTATGGTACCGTCTAGGGTTTGGTTCATTTATCCTTATAGATATGTTGCTGTCTTGA
- the gltX gene encoding glutamate--tRNA ligase, giving the protein MTVRVRIAPSPTGTLHIGTARTAIFNWLFANRHKGKFILRIEDTDEQRSKPEFVEDIKSGLTWLGLNWDEGPFFQTQRLNYYHKTIQKLLDQGLAYRCYCTLEELENMKELQKSNNQAPRYDNRHRYLTKTQQESFKAEGRKSVIRLIIDDEQEIRWNDLIRGHMTWKGSDLGGDMVIARARENSEVPFGQPLYNLAVVIDDVDMNISHVIRGEDHIANTAKQILLYEALDETIPYFAHTPLILNQEGRKLSKRDGVTSINDFREMGFLPEALVNYMSLLGWTLSDSTQEIFTLHEITENFDLERVNKAGAKFDWSKLDWINSQYLHKISAQELVDLLIPYWEKNNYLIDIDFDRQWLERIAILIQPSLVRLNDVIKESSFFFGENINYDDEAMLHMKQESVKDILELALTKIEENSILNEDDIKKIIKEIVKTFKVKKGLVMRSLRAGFSGKLHGPDLIESWRILNTKGWDKSRLKDLLNIL; this is encoded by the coding sequence GTGACTGTAAGAGTTCGTATCGCCCCTAGTCCTACTGGAACTTTACATATTGGTACTGCCAGGACAGCTATTTTTAATTGGTTATTTGCTAATCGTCACAAAGGTAAATTTATTTTACGTATTGAGGATACAGACGAGCAACGTTCTAAGCCTGAGTTTGTTGAAGATATAAAGTCAGGATTAACTTGGTTAGGTTTAAATTGGGATGAAGGACCTTTTTTTCAGACTCAACGTTTGAATTATTACCATAAAACTATTCAAAAATTACTTGATCAAGGTCTTGCATACAGATGCTATTGTACTTTAGAGGAGTTGGAAAATATGAAAGAACTACAAAAATCCAACAATCAAGCACCTAGATATGACAATCGCCATCGTTATCTAACAAAAACACAACAAGAATCTTTTAAGGCAGAAGGAAGAAAATCCGTTATTAGATTGATAATAGATGACGAACAAGAAATTCGTTGGAATGATTTAATTAGAGGACATATGACATGGAAAGGTAGTGATCTTGGCGGAGATATGGTAATTGCTCGTGCTAGAGAAAATTCAGAAGTGCCATTTGGACAACCTCTTTACAACCTTGCTGTGGTAATAGACGATGTAGATATGAACATCAGTCATGTAATTCGCGGAGAAGACCATATAGCAAATACTGCCAAGCAAATTTTACTATATGAGGCATTAGATGAAACAATCCCATACTTCGCACATACACCTCTAATATTAAACCAGGAAGGTCGTAAACTCTCAAAAAGGGATGGAGTTACTTCTATTAATGACTTTCGCGAAATGGGTTTTTTACCCGAGGCTCTTGTTAACTATATGAGTCTTTTAGGATGGACTCTATCTGATAGCACTCAAGAGATTTTTACACTACATGAAATCACAGAAAATTTCGATTTAGAACGTGTTAATAAAGCAGGTGCTAAATTTGATTGGAGTAAATTAGACTGGATTAACAGCCAATACCTTCATAAGATATCAGCACAGGAACTAGTAGATTTATTAATTCCATATTGGGAAAAAAATAATTATCTGATTGACATCGATTTTGATCGTCAATGGCTAGAACGTATAGCTATTTTAATTCAACCTAGTTTAGTTCGTTTAAATGATGTTATAAAAGAGAGTTCTTTTTTCTTTGGAGAAAATATAAATTACGATGACGAAGCAATGCTACATATGAAACAAGAAAGTGTTAAAGATATTCTTGAATTAGCCTTAACAAAAATTGAAGAAAACTCTATCTTAAATGAAGATGATATTAAAAAAATAATTAAGGAAATTGTTAAAACATTTAAAGTAAAAAAAGGACTAGTGATGCGCTCTCTCCGGGCAGGTTTTTCCGGAAAGTTACACGGTCCAGACTTAATTGAGTCTTGGAGAATATTGAATACAAAAGGATGGGATAAAAGCCGTTTAAAGGATTTATTAAATATTCTCTAA
- a CDS encoding SGNH/GDSL hydrolase family protein has protein sequence MFKLSKTINNFILISSSLTFALFIGEIGLRILNISYPSFYKVDSHRGHSLIYDMFGRWRHEGNASVSINKSGLRDKNYTKKKTKNTFRIVVIGDSFAEAIQLDKDKTFWSLVEQKLSKCQKLSKKNIEVINFGVGDYGTAQEYTTLKYHASQFSPDLVLLAVFTDNDVINNSKILSPKNRFSPFLKLKDNEYIFDMSFRDTKTYQWRNSLVRRKLFFLINKSHIFQLVNQARVLVNNQYPKFMLGEISRDEDMSQNLEFIPELYKESSIEWQREWKFTDELIKLIQEESYVLSTDYLVVILSNPIQLYPNFSVREQYFKNLATYNQFYPDQRIYKLSGKENFKALTLAPLLQTYADKNKVFLHGFNNTKMGSGHWNNFGHQIAGEIISNKICLLQK, from the coding sequence ATGTTTAAACTAAGCAAGACTATAAATAACTTTATATTAATATCTAGCAGTTTAACTTTCGCTCTATTCATTGGAGAAATTGGATTAAGGATATTGAATATTTCTTATCCTAGTTTTTATAAAGTTGATTCTCATCGAGGACATTCTCTCATATATGATATGTTTGGAAGATGGAGGCACGAAGGAAATGCTTCAGTATCAATTAACAAGAGCGGACTAAGAGATAAGAACTATACAAAAAAGAAAACGAAAAATACTTTTAGAATTGTTGTTATTGGCGATTCTTTTGCTGAGGCTATACAGCTTGATAAAGATAAAACTTTTTGGTCACTAGTAGAACAAAAACTATCTAAATGTCAAAAATTAAGTAAGAAAAATATTGAGGTAATAAATTTTGGTGTTGGCGATTATGGTACTGCACAAGAATACACAACACTAAAATATCATGCTAGTCAGTTTTCTCCTGATCTAGTTCTATTAGCGGTTTTTACTGATAATGATGTTATTAATAATTCAAAAATCTTAAGTCCTAAAAATAGATTTAGTCCATTTTTAAAATTGAAGGATAATGAGTATATTTTTGATATGTCATTTAGGGATACTAAGACTTATCAATGGCGCAATAGTCTTGTTAGAAGAAAATTATTTTTTTTAATTAATAAATCTCATATTTTTCAGTTAGTTAATCAAGCTAGAGTACTTGTGAATAATCAATATCCTAAATTTATGCTTGGGGAAATATCAAGAGATGAAGATATGTCTCAGAATCTTGAATTTATCCCAGAATTATATAAAGAATCTTCTATAGAATGGCAAAGAGAATGGAAGTTTACAGATGAATTAATTAAACTAATACAGGAAGAAAGTTATGTCCTTAGTACTGACTATTTAGTAGTGATATTAAGTAATCCTATTCAGCTTTATCCAAACTTTTCAGTGAGGGAACAATACTTTAAAAATTTAGCAACATATAATCAATTCTATCCTGATCAACGTATTTATAAATTATCAGGAAAGGAAAATTTTAAAGCTTTAACTTTAGCTCCACTTTTACAAACCTATGCCGATAAAAACAAAGTTTTTTTGCATGGTTTCAATAATACAAAAATGGGAAGTGGTCATTGGAATAATTTTGGACATCAAATTGCTGGGGAAATAATTAGTAACAAGATTTGTTTATTACAAAAATAA
- a CDS encoding ABC transporter ATP-binding protein gives MAKVILKNINKSFFRQRNKSKDSEVKILQHINLNVNDGEFMVLVGPSGCGKSTLLRLIAGLESITSGEVLIGEKNVSSLLPKQRDIAMVFQNYALYPHLNVYDNIAFGLRRINKIDQKIDKILDKVIRLLPRRFRYSSVLEIDINRQIEQVSKLLQLDGLLTRLPKQLSGGQRQRVALGRAIARNPKVFLMDEPMSNLDTILRTETRSQIVKLQNQLKITTIYVTHDQVEAMTMGDRIAVMNQGKIQQVASPLELYHHPVNCFVGSFIGSLPMNFLPATIKDSSKIFYDKFSLCIPLASRSYLKGYSKKFVILGFRPEHITLGVPHVSNLQVKVNLVENMGNEVHLFTETLSKNPIKIIVNYIGNNLIKKEDILWLSINKKTIHIFDSETEESLLK, from the coding sequence GTGGCTAAGGTTATACTAAAAAATATTAATAAAAGTTTCTTCCGTCAAAGAAACAAGTCAAAAGATTCTGAAGTTAAGATCTTACAACACATTAATTTAAATGTTAATGATGGAGAATTTATGGTTTTAGTTGGTCCTTCAGGATGTGGAAAGAGTACTTTGCTTAGACTTATAGCAGGATTAGAAAGTATCACATCAGGAGAAGTTTTAATAGGAGAAAAAAATGTGAGTTCTCTTCTTCCTAAACAGCGTGATATAGCTATGGTTTTTCAAAATTATGCTTTATATCCTCATCTTAATGTTTATGATAATATTGCTTTTGGACTACGTCGTATAAATAAAATTGATCAAAAAATAGATAAAATTTTAGATAAAGTAATTAGGCTATTGCCTAGAAGATTTAGATATAGTTCGGTCTTAGAAATAGATATTAATCGACAAATAGAGCAAGTTAGTAAACTACTACAGTTAGATGGTCTATTAACTAGACTACCAAAACAGCTGTCAGGAGGTCAAAGACAAAGAGTAGCTTTGGGAAGGGCAATTGCTAGAAATCCTAAAGTTTTTTTAATGGATGAACCGATGTCTAACTTAGATACAATTTTACGGACAGAAACTCGTTCTCAGATAGTTAAGCTACAAAATCAACTAAAAATCACAACTATATATGTTACTCATGATCAAGTTGAAGCAATGACTATGGGGGATCGTATTGCTGTTATGAACCAAGGAAAAATTCAACAGGTCGCATCTCCACTAGAGCTATATCATCATCCTGTCAACTGTTTTGTTGGAAGCTTTATTGGATCTCTGCCAATGAATTTTTTACCAGCAACAATAAAAGACTCTTCCAAGATTTTTTACGATAAATTTAGTTTATGTATTCCTTTGGCATCGAGATCATATTTAAAAGGATATAGTAAAAAATTCGTTATATTAGGATTTAGACCTGAACATATTACTTTAGGCGTTCCTCATGTAAGTAATTTACAAGTAAAGGTTAATCTAGTAGAAAATATGGGAAACGAAGTACATTTGTTTACTGAAACGTTAAGTAAAAATCCTATTAAGATTATCGTTAACTATATAGGAAATAATTTGATTAAGAAAGAAGATATACTATGGTTATCAATAAATAAAAAGACAATTCATATTTTTGATTCCGAAACAGAAGAATCCTTATTGAAGTAA
- the shc gene encoding squalene--hopene cyclase: MKTQHQINQKLKSSLDNAIDISQKYILSLQNSEGYWLGELESNVTLTAETVLIYKIWGIFENLPKSKIEAYLCNKQNKYGGWELFYGDGGEISTSIEAYMALRLLGLSKDNPVLVSARKFILSRGGISKARIFTKFHLALIGCYSWEGLPSIPPSIMVLSNNFPFTIYEMASWARESTVPLIIVFDKKPIFPINPSFNLNELYVEDIEKVQYKLPYTNSWTDIFLWLDKIFQLLGKFNLIPFRERGLKEAEKWILDHQQESGDWGGIMPPMLNSLIAFKTLGYDIEDPSVKRGFEAIQRFAIEKDQDYYVQACVSPVWDTAWMIRALTESGLSKDHRSLQIAGDWLLSKQCLDYGDWAIKNKIGKPGGWAFEFTNRFYPDIDDSAAVIMALEGITLVNEQQKKAAINRCLQWIKTMQCKTGGWAAFDIDNNQAWLNEVPYGDLKAMIDPNSADITARVLEMLGSCNLEMSDERTAKALNYLYDEQEKDGSWFGRWGVNYIYGTSGVLSALAVLHPDKNYSQLKRGVSWLLSCQNEDGGWGETCLSYDNPELKGEGISTASQTAWSLIGLLDAGKALDNFAINHIDRGINYLVKTQTSTGEWKEKEFTGTGFPSHFYIRYHLYSNYFPLIALGRYQKLRHLF, from the coding sequence ATGAAAACGCAACATCAAATTAATCAAAAATTAAAATCATCACTTGATAACGCTATTGATATCAGTCAAAAATATATACTTTCTTTACAAAATTCCGAAGGCTATTGGCTAGGAGAACTAGAATCTAATGTAACTCTTACTGCAGAAACTGTTTTAATTTATAAGATTTGGGGAATATTTGAAAACCTCCCAAAGTCTAAAATTGAAGCTTATTTATGTAATAAACAAAACAAATATGGTGGTTGGGAACTTTTCTATGGGGATGGTGGAGAGATCAGTACATCTATTGAAGCATATATGGCACTTAGACTTTTAGGATTGTCTAAAGACAATCCTGTCTTAGTTAGTGCCAGAAAATTTATTCTTAGCAGAGGAGGAATTTCTAAAGCTAGAATTTTTACTAAGTTTCATTTAGCTTTGATTGGTTGCTATTCATGGGAAGGTCTCCCATCTATTCCTCCATCAATTATGGTTTTAAGTAATAACTTTCCTTTTACAATTTATGAAATGGCTAGTTGGGCACGAGAAAGTACTGTACCATTAATAATTGTTTTTGATAAAAAGCCAATTTTCCCAATTAATCCATCCTTCAACCTTAATGAACTATATGTAGAGGATATAGAAAAGGTTCAGTACAAACTTCCTTACACGAATAGTTGGACTGATATTTTTTTATGGCTAGACAAAATATTCCAATTACTAGGAAAATTTAATTTAATTCCTTTTAGAGAGAGAGGTTTAAAAGAAGCAGAGAAATGGATATTAGACCATCAACAAGAAAGTGGAGATTGGGGAGGGATAATGCCTCCAATGTTAAATTCTCTAATTGCATTCAAAACTTTAGGATATGATATAGAGGATCCCTCTGTTAAAAGAGGTTTTGAAGCTATTCAACGTTTTGCTATAGAAAAAGATCAAGACTATTATGTTCAAGCTTGTGTATCTCCTGTATGGGATACAGCTTGGATGATAAGAGCTTTAACTGAGTCAGGGCTGTCAAAAGATCACCGTTCTCTTCAAATAGCCGGAGATTGGTTATTAAGTAAACAATGTTTAGACTACGGAGATTGGGCAATTAAAAATAAGATTGGAAAACCTGGAGGATGGGCATTCGAGTTCACCAATCGTTTTTATCCTGATATTGATGACTCAGCAGCTGTAATTATGGCACTTGAGGGAATTACTCTTGTAAATGAGCAACAGAAAAAAGCGGCTATTAATCGTTGTCTTCAGTGGATAAAGACAATGCAGTGTAAAACTGGAGGATGGGCAGCTTTCGATATAGATAATAATCAAGCTTGGTTAAATGAAGTTCCTTATGGGGATCTGAAGGCAATGATTGATCCAAATAGTGCCGATATAACTGCAAGAGTATTAGAAATGTTGGGTTCATGTAATTTAGAAATGTCTGATGAACGCACTGCAAAAGCCCTTAATTATTTATATGATGAGCAGGAAAAAGATGGCAGTTGGTTTGGGAGATGGGGTGTTAATTACATTTATGGAACTAGTGGAGTATTGTCTGCATTAGCAGTTCTTCATCCTGACAAAAATTATTCTCAGTTAAAGAGAGGAGTTAGTTGGCTATTAAGCTGTCAAAATGAAGATGGTGGATGGGGAGAAACTTGCTTAAGTTATGATAATCCTGAACTAAAAGGAGAAGGTATAAGTACTGCCTCTCAAACTGCTTGGTCTTTAATTGGTTTACTAGATGCAGGAAAAGCTTTAGATAACTTTGCAATCAATCATATTGATAGAGGTATAAACTATCTAGTGAAAACTCAAACATCGACAGGAGAATGGAAAGAGAAAGAATTTACTGGAACTGGCTTTCCTTCTCATTTTTATATAAGGTATCACCTCTACTCCAATTATTTTCCTCTGATTGCTCTAGGACGTTATCAAAAGCTTAGACATTTATTTTAA
- a CDS encoding energy-coupling factor transporter transmembrane component T family protein gives MDLLRSLPIGLYLEKPLTWLHLLDSRVKLVWLMSLLLANRSSSSEWLLVLVIFLVVLTIVVNIPLRVWKQQMGWLLIISFLVFLIIALSPDGLAVSSQPRLPVNNISTPQLNSYSYILFNKGIFLITHRSLELGIRIGTHIFIAVYSANLYLSTTTPEAITEGLEYLFSPLRFLKVPVTEILLIFTLSLRFISLVLEEIQNLTRSIRTRAINWKKLGIKKSFQVWIVVIEKILENLLTRASEIATTMEIRGFISPNKHRVKWHKLCLVKGDWIAIFLLFPFWYLRYAWGGT, from the coding sequence ATGGATCTATTACGATCATTACCTATTGGACTTTATCTTGAAAAGCCTCTTACATGGTTACATTTACTTGATTCTAGAGTTAAATTAGTTTGGCTAATGTCTTTATTGCTTGCAAATAGATCATCTAGTTCGGAATGGTTACTAGTTCTTGTAATTTTTCTTGTGGTTTTAACTATAGTTGTCAACATTCCTTTAAGAGTTTGGAAGCAACAAATGGGATGGCTTTTAATTATTAGTTTTTTAGTATTTTTAATTATAGCCTTATCACCTGATGGTTTAGCAGTGTCTTCTCAACCCAGACTTCCAGTAAATAACATATCAACACCACAATTAAATTCTTATAGCTACATTTTATTCAATAAAGGAATATTTCTTATTACTCACAGATCTTTAGAACTAGGAATAAGAATAGGTACCCATATTTTTATAGCAGTTTATAGTGCTAATTTATATTTATCAACTACTACTCCTGAAGCAATAACTGAAGGATTAGAGTATTTATTCTCGCCTTTAAGATTTCTTAAAGTTCCGGTAACTGAAATTTTATTAATCTTTACGTTGTCTTTACGTTTTATTTCTCTAGTTTTAGAAGAAATACAAAACCTTACTCGCTCTATCAGAACTAGAGCTATTAACTGGAAAAAGTTAGGAATTAAAAAAAGTTTTCAAGTATGGATAGTAGTAATAGAAAAAATACTAGAGAATTTATTAACAAGAGCGAGTGAAATTGCTACTACAATGGAGATAAGAGGATTTATTAGCCCTAATAAGCATAGAGTAAAATGGCATAAACTCTGTTTAGTTAAGGGAGATTGGATAGCAATATTTTTATTATTCCCTTTCTGGTATTTACGCTATGCCTGGGGGGGAACATAG
- a CDS encoding ATP-binding cassette domain-containing protein: protein MSRKILLQLSNIGLNNPSLKNKLLEKVSFNLVTGERLALIGPSGSGKTTLLRLINRLQEPTTGTIFFCSRPLKKIPITYLRQQIVLVPQETKLLGMNVHEALCYALKIQNISKTEITQRLEEWKSRLFIPDKWLERNELELSLGQRK from the coding sequence ATGTCTAGAAAAATTTTGTTGCAATTATCTAACATTGGATTAAATAATCCTTCTTTAAAAAATAAGCTTTTAGAGAAAGTTTCCTTTAATCTTGTTACTGGAGAACGTTTAGCATTAATAGGCCCATCTGGATCTGGAAAAACGACTCTATTACGTTTAATAAATCGTTTACAAGAACCAACTACTGGAACAATTTTTTTTTGTTCTCGACCGTTAAAAAAAATCCCTATTACTTATTTACGCCAGCAAATAGTTTTAGTACCTCAAGAAACCAAACTGTTAGGAATGAATGTTCACGAAGCTTTGTGCTATGCTCTAAAAATACAGAATATTTCAAAAACTGAAATAACTCAAAGACTTGAAGAATGGAAATCTAGATTATTCATTCCAGATAAATGGCTAGAACGTAATGAATTAGAGCTCTCTTTAGGACAGAGAAAATAA
- a CDS encoding SRPBCC family protein — protein sequence MSSWLEHSVQIEVDIPIEQVWDLWSDLQEMPKWMKWIDSVEILDDDPSLSRWKLVSGSFQFTWLSKILKVVPHQIIQWESVNGLPNRGAIRFYDRQGSSIIKLSIAYSIPGWLGKLMDKLFLGRIVESTISEDLKRFKNYAVKKSRDKT from the coding sequence ATGTCTAGTTGGTTAGAGCATAGCGTACAAATTGAAGTGGATATTCCTATCGAACAAGTATGGGATTTATGGTCAGACTTACAAGAAATGCCTAAATGGATGAAATGGATTGACTCCGTTGAAATTTTGGATGACGATCCTAGTCTATCTCGTTGGAAATTAGTTAGTGGGAGTTTCCAGTTTACCTGGCTATCAAAAATTCTAAAAGTAGTACCTCATCAAATAATACAATGGGAATCAGTAAATGGATTGCCTAATAGAGGGGCGATTAGATTTTATGATAGACAAGGTAGTAGCATCATTAAATTGAGTATCGCCTATAGTATTCCAGGATGGTTAGGGAAATTAATGGATAAGTTATTTTTGGGCCGTATAGTTGAATCCACTATATCAGAAGATTTGAAAAGATTTAAAAACTATGCGGTAAAAAAAAGTAGAGATAAAACATAG